The sequence AGCCACGTCAAGGCGGCGCTGAGCACGGCCTGCCTGGCCGCACAGTGCATGGACAGGTGAGGGGGGCTGCTGTCCCACTTTGCCCCTGTTGACACCCTCAGCGTGGCACAAACCTCGGGTATCGCCCTGACTCTGCCCACAGGGAAGAGGCCACTGTGCTGGTGCACGGGGCAGAGGGGACGGACACGACGCTGCTGGTGACGGCACTGGCGCAGGTGATCCTGGACCCGTCCTGCCGCACGCTGCGGGGGttcctggggctgctggagcGGGAGTGGATCGAGGTGAGACCCACGGTCCTGAGGGGGTAAAGCCGAGCCCAGCTGggcatccccacatcccctgtTAACCCCCTGAGAGTCCCGCAGGCTGGTCACCCGTTCCACCTCCGGTGCGCCCGCTCCGCCTCCTCCCACGCCCGGCCGAAGCAGGAGGCAccacttttcctcctcttcctcgacTGCGTGTGGCAGCTGAGCCGCCAGTTCCCCTTCTCCCTGGAGTTCAGCGAGCGCCTCCTCCTCACCCTCTTCGACAACGCCTACGCCTCCGCCTACGGCACCTTCCTTTGCAACAATGAGAAAGAGAGGTGAGtcctgggggatgtggggacatcgcTGTCCTTTCGGAGCAATGTCACGGTCACCACTGTGCCCTTGGGTAGAGCCTGCAAAGCAAAGCCCTCCCCGTCACAGCTTGGGTCAGATTTGTCCCCAGCAGGGACTGAAATGTGTTTGGCCTCTCCCTCAGGTGCCTGTGTAAAGTGAAGGAGAACACACACTCCCTCTGGGCCTGGCTGAACCAGCCTGAGGAGAGGACGAAATACCTGAATCCTCTGTACTCACACAACCCCCTGGTCATCTGGCCCTCCGTCGAGCCCCAGAGCATCCAGCTCTGGCAGGGTAAGCCAGGTCTAGAGCTCTCAAAACCCAGCTTAAGCTCTGAGCGGGGCGGTTTGAGTGAAAGCGGCTCTGCTGTTCCCTCTCTCTCTTGAGGGCTACGGCACAGCTGAACTAACACACAGCCCCTTCTCTCCAAGGTTTGTTCTTCCGATGGATCCGTTCATCCCAGCACCTGGACGAGGCCTGGGCAGAGATCCAGCGGTTGGTAGAGAGCAAAGACCCCCACGCCAAGGAGGGTGTGGGGAAGAGGCTGAGCCGGTCCCTCTCCGACCCTGCTGCTCAGACGGAGAACGAAAGATGAACAGCAGCGCGGGTGATTCGGTCCCCATGGGGCCAAGGTGACGCTGCGGCTTTGGGTAGGAAGCGCTGTGTGAGACACAGCCCCCGTGGGACAGCTCGGGGAGCAGGGACGGAGCCCTTTCCGCAGCCTCTGGGCTGCACAGACTGAGCTTGTTTAGTAAAGTGCTCTCTTTTGCACCCCACGCCTGCTTTTCTGCTCTCACacgggcaggagcagccccgaTCCCTCCCGCTCTTTCCCCAGTGGGATTTTGGCAGCTCCCCAACGGCAGGCACAGCAAAACCTACGCGTCAGAACGCACCTAAACCCACAACACCCTCTCCACAAAGCGCACGCCGGCTACAGTTTAAGCGTTGCGTCCGTCACACCGAGCCAGCCCAGGAAATCTGCCCTTGAACCCAGTTTTGAGGAAGGAAAGAGATATAAACCGCCCGAGAGGCACAGAAGGATGAGGATTCACAGCAAAAGCGAGTGCTAGTGCAGGAAATAACTGTTCCATGAGGAAAGTTGGCTCAGGGTCAGTCCCAGCAAATAAACAAAGCACCAGAGCTGGGCGCGTGTGTGTCAGCTGGAAAACAACCACCGGCTGCTGCAATTCAGCCTGTTCACACCTCAAGGCCGGAGCCAAACCAGATCCACCCCAGAAAAAGTGAACGTGGCACAGAGAGACCCCAAAGTAACAGCCCTGGTGGGGCGCAGGGCACCGCCAACAGAGCCGGGAACGCAAAGCGCTCGAGTTAATCTTGTTCCAGACCCAAGAAACACCTCAAAACCCACAGAGGTGCTTTTGCTTGTGTTTATAAAagatttctatttatttcctgatgttttttttcctcccctggtGTATAAATAAGCCCAGCGGGGCAGGAAGTGGCATCCCCAGGGGCAGGCAGGCAGCTCAGCTCCCGTCCTCGCCTTTGCTGCTGCTCATGAAATCCAGTCCTGCCCTTCTGAGCCGGTTTGGCTTCTATTCCCCACCTTCCCACAGCCCCCAAGTTTGCCATTAACTGCTTCCCACTGGAGCAAAGTGGCTTCAGGCCTTCCAACAGTTCTGCGCCAGATTTAAGCTTCAAATTCAAACTCAAAGTACTGGGGATCGAAGTAATGGATGCGAACGTAGCCGTCCTCGCCCCCGCTGCTGTAACTGTATGGGAGGAAAGACAAGACAAAATCATCAACGGTGTCGGGAGCTCAGAGGTTTGACCCAGTATTGGAGTCTGTTCTCACAACCCCCTCCAAAAACTAATAAAGGAGTCACAGGACAGAAAAAGTATCAGTGGTGCAGCCAAAATGTGCAGCAGGGTGTAAGggtgaacccctggcagcagagctggaatgGGAGAATTAAGGAAGGTGCTGGCTCTGGTCCCTGTCAGCCCAGCCCTATCCTAACCGAGAGTTGGGTTGGGCTTAACTGGAGCCTGGTGTGAGACCCCCAGAGATCCTCACCTCTTCCCATCGGGGTGAAAAGCGACGCTGTTTATCGGACCGAAGTGACCCTTCACTCTGCCAAACTCTTCTTCAAAAGCCAAGTGGAAGAACCTGGgtgaagaaagaagaaatcaaTTCTCACAAGACATCAGGAGCCCCGTTAGGGACACAATCAGGGTTTCCTGAGAAAAGCTCTGTGAGTTTAACAACTCCAGCAGCGAGATGCTCTGAGAAAAGCAGCCCCGGACTGTGAGGGGCCCTCCTGGTGAGGAGGAGCCCTGTCAAGAGGAGAAGAACCAACCTGGCCTCAAATTTGCCGATCCTGGTGGAGGTCGTGGTCACATCCATGGCCTCTTGCCCACCACCGAGCACGACCTGAACAGGAGAGAAGCCCCAACATGTCAGTGCTGCTCCCTCCTCACCCAGCACATCCCACAAACTCAGgagctgcctccagccccacaGAAGTTCCCACTTCCCAGACACTCTTTTAAAAATCAGAGGACCCAAAATCTTGTTCCCTGCACCAAATCGCAGGAGAGTCCCCCAGACCAAGCCCACAATCATGATTTTTAGGTGGACTGGTGACACTCTGCCTTCCAGAGACAACGCAGGAGTCACAGTGAGACTGTTAAAGTGAACGAGCTCATTCTTACGTGATCAAAAATGGGGGAGAGCGCAGCAGAGTTCACCGGTCGCTCCGTCCGGAACGTCTTCAGATGTTCGAGCGTCGTGCAGTCAAACAGCTGGAAGGGAAAAGGCAGAGAGTTATTCTGCAGAAGGGCTGGCAGCTCAGTTAACTCCTACAAATCTGATCTACAGTCACTCATGGGCGTCCGaaccctcaaaaaaaacccatttcCACAGAATCCCAAAGTCCTGGCCTATGGTAAATGTCACATCTATGACCTTCTGGAGGTAGCAAACTGCAGATATATTTTGGCAAAGTTGTTTTCAACACTTGGGCATTAATTTAATGCGGTGGTGCCTCCCCTTTCTCACTGAACTTTCCCACTAAGCTTTAACTTTCTGCTCACTCCAATTCCTTAGGAGCAAACGGCTCTGGGCAGAAGCCCTGCGAGGAAATATCCCCAGTCCAGTCCACGGCATTTCTGCTGGGCAGCCTCACCTTGGCCGTGTTGTCCTTGGAGGCGGTGATGAACATGGTCATGTCCCTGGAGGTCTGAATGTCGTTGATTTGCTTGGTGTGTTCCTTGATGTTCGAGAGCTGCTCCCCTGACTGAAGGGGAAAGGTGACAGTTTCAGCGTGTTGGCGAGGAAAGTGAGCGCACACGCAACTCCTCCACTCAAAATAATTTAGGAGATTggggaatcacagaattgtttggaAAAGAGCCTCAaggccatcgagtccaaccattccaccacccctggcactaccccatgtccctgagaacctcacctccacatctgttcaacctctccagggacggtgactccaccactgccctgggcagcctgttccaatgccccacagccctttctggttATTTTAACTGTCCTTCCACAAGGCTGCTGGTTTGAGCTAAAACCCCACATTCTGCCCCACAACCACCACAGGAACACGGCGATATCCTCCCCCAGGCGTAGGGAGATGCTGTTTTTATCAGGCTGACCTTGGCGCTGAACTGGTTCAGCTCCCCGCTCTCGTGTCCTGCGATGATGAACTCTCCCAGAGGGCCCCAGACGGCACTGGTGATTTTAGAATCACTGCAGGGGATTTTCATGTAAGGCTCATTGTTTTCTgcgagaaggaaggaaggagacagacagacagacacggtGGCACCGGCTCTGGAGATCAACGCTTCCCCTTGTTCCCGGCCGCGGGTGCTGGCGCGGATTCCTCACCGATCTGGCTGGGGTCCCGGAGGTCGAAGAAGCTCACAAAACACTGATATCCCATCTGCTTGTCCGTGGAAAACATGATGATGTTTCCTCCGAAGTCAAAGCCGCACGTCCTCACCGCTGAGCTGGTCTTTACCAGCGCGAGCTGCTTCCCTGGACACAGAGCAAAAAGCATCAGCTGCTTTGCTGAAACGTTTTAATGAAAACGAGAAGCTGAGGGAGGACAAGAGCATCAGGTGAAGCCGACAAGCAGGTTGGGTGACCTGCAAGCACTGAATAAATTCAGTAAATATTCCCTAGAAACCAGGCACATGCACAGACCCTCCCCTCCAGCACCCCAAGCCAGCGCTCAGAGCTCTTCCAGAGGGAAGAACAAGCACATGTGACACTGCCACCATGTCCTTCAGGCTTCGCAGCTGTCAGGCAGG is a genomic window of Patagioenas fasciata isolate bPatFas1 chromosome 25, bPatFas1.hap1, whole genome shotgun sequence containing:
- the EIF3I gene encoding eukaryotic translation initiation factor 3 subunit I, which translates into the protein MKPILLQGHERSITQIKYNREGDLLFTVAKDPIVNVWYSVNGERLGTYNGHTGAVWCVDADWDTRHVLTGSADNSCRLWDCETGKQLALVKTSSAVRTCGFDFGGNIIMFSTDKQMGYQCFVSFFDLRDPSQIENNEPYMKIPCSDSKITSAVWGPLGEFIIAGHESGELNQFSAKSGEQLSNIKEHTKQINDIQTSRDMTMFITASKDNTAKLFDCTTLEHLKTFRTERPVNSAALSPIFDHVVLGGGQEAMDVTTTSTRIGKFEARFFHLAFEEEFGRVKGHFGPINSVAFHPDGKSYSSGGEDGYVRIHYFDPQYFEFEFEA